Below is a window of Populus trichocarpa isolate Nisqually-1 chromosome 3, P.trichocarpa_v4.1, whole genome shotgun sequence DNA.
agacGCTAAcgaaatatgatataaaaaataaagggtatatgcatgcatgcaagagtgatattaataataataaaaataaaaataagtgaaagaagaagaggaaaattaCCCTCCAAGGTATATCTTTTCTGCCAATATGAATGAACCCATGATGGCTACAACGATCATCATCAAAGGGCTAAAAGCAGTAGCAAAAACTGgaccttttttctttatcaccAATCCTTGGACATAGTATGAGATGCTTGATGTCACTATCCCCTAAACAttggaaaagaaggaaaaaacaggGCAGAGGAAACAAAACTTAGTCATTTTCCTAGacataattcaaagaaaaaaagtatatacagagaaagagagaattaCAGCATAGGCAGCAGCAAGGAGGTTCATGTCCCAGCCAATTCTCCAAACAGAGCTCTTGTGCTCCATCGTAAATGTCACAGCAATAGCTTGTAGGGTGCCAATGAAGCACACAAGTGACGTGAGAGTGAGCTGGTGGTTCTTATATGTCTTCAATGCTTTGGTCTATCATgtcatacaaaaaatatattgattactTTCATGAATGGAAAGGAAAAGGGGGGAAAGAAGCATAGGACCCTTGCAgatcttcttttcatttttgcaTCATCACTTACTTGCAAAACAAACAAGGAAGCCCAAGCAAGAGTAGCAATGATAAGCAGAATGGAGCCCTTGAACCAGTCTTTGTCAGTCGTCCCTGTGGTATCAGTCACATAGGATTTACGTGGATGGATATGCTTAGACCACAGCATCTCTACAATAGGACCCTTGTATAAGGTCATAAACATTGCCCCGGCAACTGTCACTAGAGTTCCCAGCAGCTTCGCTTGGCATCTCACCTTCTTTATGTCCAGTTTCTCCATCCTGCAACAAAATCCAGAATCTCTTTAATTAGAGGAAACTCTGACCTCAAATTATAACCACCAAATAAGAATCCTAATTAAAGAAGCgatattgatgatgattatgacTTTTGGTTTGCTAGGCTTACCGGAATATGACTGCCATGACAAATGTCATAGCAGGAAGCATGTTGCTCATTGCACAGGAGAAAGTTGGGGATGTATACTTCAGACCAGCATAGTAAAAGTTCTGGTCTATCACAGGTCTACAACATGAAAGTAAAACTTGGTTTCAGTGTCAAGGCACATAAACCATATAGTAGCTATAGTACACATTAATTTGTAACCTATATTCAACAAGAAATGTTTAGCAAAAGACTGACCCAAGAAGGGCAAGGACAAATATCTGCATGAAAACAGGAAAGGTGATCTTCGGTTGCATTTTCCTGAAATGTAACAAATGGTTTGTAAGGATCATGATAACTTGAAAGTAAATTACACTCAAGATTAAACAAAAGACATGTATGAGTCTTGATTTAAACCTCtcaaaaaacaaagcaaatggAGCAATGACTGCAGTGGCAAAGGCATGGCGATAAACCACAAGGACATAGTGGCTCATACCACGGTTAAGTGACACTTTTGTTATAATATTCATGCCAGCATAACCAAATTGTAAGGCGATCATGGCAAAGTAGGGCTTAGAACTCTCAAGAAACTTGCTGCAACACCCTAAGTTCTTCATTTTCTCTGGACACAGATGggattccttttgttttagtgAAAGAGAAACTTAGGAAGAGAACGAGGAAGGACAACTCAAGAAGGTTGTGTTTCTCCCTAAGGAAAAACTAGCGCTAGCCACATGTATTTATACTGTGGAGGTAACTACacatttcatattattttattttattttattttggcaaGTGAAtgaatcatagttattaaacaacATAAGGGTCGGCTAATAGTAAATAGActaatatatgttaatattaaaaaaaaattaaaaaaaaaattaaaacattttgatttaaaacaaaaattaactagTTTTTAATTTAGCTTACGTATCAAGCTAGATTTTTAACgacttctctttattttcttatgaacataaaaaataactttgagttttataataatGGTATGGACGTGAAAATAGTAcatgaaaaatgacaaaaaaaaaatcatatttatccACTTTGTTAAAATAGTTGATGATTTTTGctgtttattaattaaattttcttttatgatattTGCTACGAGAGAGGGAAAGGGCTAAGGTGGGGTACGCGTGGCAGCAGAGAGTAGTGAGTATCTGAGTCATCCTTCCTAAATGGTCAGTGATGTAAGGTTACAGTGACCTATAATTAGAGggcaattttttaaaaggaattatTAGGGGGGGAAAAggcagaaaaagaagagaaagtggGGGTGGGCTACCTTGACACAAATGCAATATTAAATTTAGACCGTTGGATATAAATATAACCCTAAGTACATCATGTGAGATTCATTTTTCACGAAAAATTGAttaagtattaattaataatcattaataatattctTACTCATCAAAATGGGAATCTTATTATTCATGCATCTTATGTGATACATAATTcttgacttaaaaattaaaatcgacTAAATTAATCTAGTTTTGCTTAACttgatatgattttaattttttctttaaatatacaGTAAGGTGGCTTTAATTAGCTTCAAAAGCTGAGATGGGATTATCATGAGAATGGAATATGTGTCGGTTTGCGAAGATACCAACCACTAGCGAGCTAGAACATAAAGTGATTCTCAATATTGTGGTCAGAAATATTGTAGTCCCtatattaattcttaattacaAATTAGTCCTTATTTGACAAGATTCTTAttctttatgtgtgtgtgtgtattaaagTTTggtcttataataaaaaaaaaatttgcaatcAGATCCATGAATAATTACACAATAATACAATGATTCATTGTAtagctttttttaatgtaatgtaatgtgtcattataattataatcctttattacattataatcttaacaattataatatattcAATGTTTAGAATTGTGTTAGTGATTGtcttttaagatgttttttattttaaaatgtattaaaataatatattttttattttttaaaaatttatttttgatatcaacacatcaaaacaattcaaaaacataaaaaaaataacttgaagaatattttttttcaaaaactcttttttaccgtaaaaacaaacacacttagTGAGATATCAAATCTACTGATAATGAAGAACAAGAAaccaatcatatattttttgcgCAAAATTCTAAACCAATCATTGGACGctacatgtaattttttttcaaactttgattttatagaagctaaaataactttttctttatttcatgaagacttatttttcatttattttgtgcGCAATAATCCATCTCGCAATAGCTTaaccaattatatatttttcaaaattaattttttttcaaaaccacaactaaatttttttttcttaaaccgcAACTAGAAAACCTACCAGAATACCGAACTCACATTAATTCACACAGATTTttgctgataaaaaaataaataataataaaaaaaagagtagcaGAACATTCGCCTAAATTGTGAGCTTGAAATTAGGGAGGATCGATCCCACTTCATAGTTCTTTGAAGAcaccatatatatattcccATGAATCTCACTTGTTATAAGAGTTGGATCGATGAGGAAGAAATGGAGAACCCATCGATTAATCAGTGGttacaatttctttctttctttctttctttctgaatGCATATATTCTGACGgctaaaacttttttattttgttgatttcgTATCAGCAACGTTCGTCCTAATTCGaagcaacaaagaaaaatggtttttcttCTCACACCAAATTCCTGAATAGAATATTGCTTTCGCCAGCTTAGCCCCCCTTTACATCCCTTGTCGGCATCGCTCAATCTACCTTAAAGGAGATTTCTAGAAGATTTCACATAAAGCAGCCTGGAATTATTTTTAGGACTTTAatggttaaaataaatataatccaAAGTTTTTGGACTTCGTATGCAGttccctttatatatatatatatatatatatggacaaAGAATTATTGCTCTAGATATAGTATTTGTTCATTTCGACTTTAGagtattttttggaaaaatattaattataacttagtaCTTGTAGTTtgggaaaaataattaattagtccttgTACGtagttttaaaaagtattatttaatttctatatttttatattcatttataaCTTAATCATTTTCGTCCATCTCATtctcttttccattttattttaattttttattagtaaacTACAAGgtctaaattataattaactatgTTTTTCCTTATCTGAACCTTTTCCTCTTCTAATTCTGTTCtatatatccaaaataattataacatatattctttgacaaaaaaaagtaCGTAATTACATATATGAAcaaattaattactatatatattctcccacaacatcaaataaaatataaggctaattgataaaaaaaatatcttgaattattttatcaatagaaaattagtttttaactCTTTCTTTAATCTGATTTAGGTCCCCtatctttcttctctctccttttctttttctttttttgacgaAAGGATGACATTGTAGATGAAAAAAAGGTTAGGAcctaaattgaatttaaaaaaaagggtagaGACTAAATTCTTATTGATTGAAAGTTCAGGACAGATTTTGACCAATtagccaaaataaataaataatgaaaaatataacttaatttataaataaataaaaaaacttgacaacaccaatattattattaagattGATCTTTGATCCAAACAATTAGtagatctttaaaaaaaatatgaaaaacatagAGATTAATTTCCTAGAACTTCTTCAATCTGGATTGTCAATGTATAGGAATCGAATGCACAACATGCAAACGAGCTATCAATGGAAGAATATGCTGCCTTACTAGCTTCATTGATAAACAATCCTAATTAAATCGTGAATCAatgtcaatatatatttttcatctaattaaaaacaaatatttctcttctcttttatttttcagaaggagaataattataatgaacGGAAAAAACAAGCAATTAGGAAATAATCACATAGATGTAAATACAAGATctttactttatttaatttttcatacatCACTTATAGATGATCTTAACCACTAGATATTcttgataataaaattttgCTTTCTGTGGCATCAAAAAGCCCTAGAAAAGGTGCCCCATATGCTGACGAAAACAGCTTGGGTGCAAAAACGAGTAACTTTCCCACATCTCAACTTGGTCTCCCAAAGATTCAAGTGGAGCACCAAAATCAAAATGGGTGTCTAATCACCCCCAATCATCTCAGATGATTCCTCACCTTAGCGACCGCAGGACAGTCAAATCCCACAACAAATGGAATGGGAATCCAATTATGAGATCATCAAGGGGCGTGTGCTCATGCATGTGATACAGAGATTGATGGGGGCGTGTGCTCATGCATGTGATACAGAGATTGATGGGGGGCGTGTGCTCATCCATATATATGATATGGAGAAATtgcttcattttctcttttctttctatacccacatgaaaataatattttttttacaccatCGATCTTGCATTCCTGTTCATTCTTGCTTAtagttttcaagataaaaattatCGTCCATCGAACCGAGGTTTGGAGTATTGTATATATGTTCCTCGAGAAAGAGAGAATAGCTCAATTCCACGATATAAATGGAGACAAGCAAAACATGGCGTGTTGCTCATTTTTGTACCAAGTTggattattgaattaaaagaaaaattcaggGTTGGAAACATaggaattatattttaaaatctgacCTGATCTAGTAAACCTGAGATTCAGAGTTTAGATTAGATtgaatttcaacaaaaataaaagaacaattaatTCGATTCagttaaatcatttaatttataatccaGAACTAAATCACTTAATTTATAATCCAACTCAAAAGAATGTCAAGTAAAGTTTCAAAACTGTAAGTGGAACATTGTTTTGGATAATTGTAGTAAAAGAATGAATAGCTAATAGCTGGATATGACCTTACCAAAGGGTAAGGGACTTGTAATTATGCTCcataatagagaaaaaaaggtATGATGACAGGACAAAGTGGCCTGCAAGTGCAAATGCAGGGATGAGTGGGGGTAGTGACATGTCCCACAAGGTATATGTGCTGGAACTTCCAAGACAATTGTTAAAGATAGAAAATCAAAGGTATTCTTGCTCTTTCCATGTATTTCTTTATATTATTCCTCTATTTCCTCCCATTTTCACCTTAATTATAgagattttttagattaattaggTCATCCTCTACCGGAATCACTTTGTATTTAAGTTGATGATCACCAACGTTATCATATGAACTTGCATCGCAACATTTTGGTGGCAATCATTAGTTTTGATCAAGTATATCACTTAatgttaatttgataattttaaattaatgtctTTATTTATCCTAATCTTTTTAGTCAAAGCTATTTCGTACCCTATAAAGAAGTCAAAAGGCTTGGACCCAGTTTAGTCTTGACAAGACTCAGTTGGTGGCGATATTTTACCTTAAAAGATAGTCTAGAAATTTATGGAAATCAATCGCTTTcgtttttatgtgaaaaattgTGCTATCTTAGCAAACATTAGGAAAGCTACTTAATTGGCgaatttgattaatttgctataataattaaattttattaactgTGAAGTCGAATATATATACTTTAGTCACAGCAATATAGCTTGATTGGTTTTGCATATTCAAAAGTTGTTTTCAACTTGAGTCATACgtacatttatttattcaaaatatttataaaaacttatATCTCTAATTGAAcgatttttttagtaattttgggtaaaaagatttttaagaaattagttcaatttagttttaattccaaaatcaaatggaactgaaataaattaaaccaaactAACAAAACTTATTATAAATGAGGAGGctaaaaatctataaattacagtggatttatttaatatttaaagatataaaatcgATTGGATTCGTTTGATCTTGTTATTCAAttcggtttaattttttaaaaaagtagtttaattgatttttttgttcgaACCAAACAGTTTAATCTGATGATCACCCCCTGATTGATATTTAaagcaaggttgtcaattccgttccgtttcgttcggaatggccgaaacattccataccaattcaaaaaacggaacaaaacggaacaattttcatctcattttaaatctcggtccgttctgaatttttcggctaaatttcgACCGGAATGTTctggtttcattccacatgttccgttccgctcttgaaaagtcattgaatcaaattgaaccttattcaatttaattaattaaaccatctaattataaaaagctctttttcattattattttcaataacaatgatattaataataatattgaaaattattattactattttcattaacaatgatattaattttttaaaagtagatttatcactaatatttatgatttatattcatgttgttgttttttatgtttatactttataggaatttgagcaaaacaagggatgttttagatttcattagccttgataacattgacctaactttatatttaaaatatttgtgttaaaacattttactttcataatattttgatattttgtttaagttgaattacattaagttaaagatctatttaatcttgactatttagaaatattttaaattttaaaattatatttgtttggtattgtgtttgtattgcataatttataattaatttatcttgaatttgaattatgtttgttaaatatatatatatatatgaataatataATCTTGAAACGACACgtcaaaacactttaaaactaaaacattgcatttcaattaaaaaaataaaatacctatcaaaaataaaatggacaATCTTGATTTAAAGATTACCAGGGACGGTAGTGTCACTGGATTAGTCTTTCATGTCCACCCAGCTGAATGCTGACAATTAAAGAAGGAAAACGACGTCAAGAGAAAAGcttctaaatttatttgaaatatctaATGGGATTCAATAAACAATGGAtcaatcatcatcaacaaccaAATCGTGGCCATATTTTCCACAATTGTCAGTGACACTGGTTCCCTGTGGCAACCTGATGCTGTCTGGTCCAGAAGGAAATGTTATTGGAAAGTTGACACAATGATTTCGACCTTGCTTCATCAGAATTAATCATTATCACAAAAATTGTGCAAGAAACTTCTTTtggcatgaattttttttttattttaacggGTGTATCCGGGCCAGATTATACATatttcgactaatctcacggtctctaaagttaacgaccatgtaaacctccagtggtcatcatataaACAACTACaaggcttgaacctgagaccacagaaaaaGCAAACCTTTTTatccaagctcttaccactgaaACTAGGTGTTAGTATACAGTTGGCAGAGGCAACTAGTGGAATCAGCAGTATTGGTTGACGATGAGATGAGTTGGGATTTGGACGAGTGACAGTCCAAGGTATGCAGATGCAATTAGAACCGGCAGTAAAGGGCTAACTGTTAGATATTCAGTTTGTGGGATAAAGTGGTAGCAAAATTGTGAGAAGTTTAAGTGATTTTCAGACATGGCTAGTTGAGtggaaaatatttaaactatagGTGATGAGTTGTTATACTTTGGTATGACTAATAATGCTCTACAAAGTCATCAAGTTTATGGAAACATCCAAGAAAATACTAAACATGTATTGGAATAAGACCACTGATTTTATGAAGAAcaatatagaaaagaaattgctcCTTTATATCctgaaaattaaagataataattttgctttgtaattaaCTTCGactaatttgtttataaataggCTTGAAAATCTCTGTAATTTAGCATAGAAACTTTATGTAAATTTTGTGTATAGcgtatttatgaatttgtgtaTTTCTCTGTTAAGAGATCAGCAAATAAAAGGTTGAAAAAGAATTCTTGTAAATCTTGTTATATACTTTACTTTGCTTGCGTTACTTTACTTATGTTAATTCCACTTTCTTGCGATTGAAAGTGTAAGAACTATTTtagataaatgaaataaatagttGTAGATAAATACAagctaaaaacaagaaaatactgaGTCAAATGGGAATAGACTCGGCATAGGAGCTGAGatttttaaagtgaaaatttGACCTTGTGACACCAGGGATTAGGGAAGTTTTATCCATTAACCTAGAATATATAGAAATGATTTTCAACAATTATTCGGTCTTAATGATTCATATCCATCACCCAAGTACGGTACGTTTGCTCATTCACTTTTCCACCCTCTagcatcctttttctttccttttcttttctgggtaTTGATAACCCTTTTACACTAGCTTGGTTCTTGCGATCACTACCCCTTCAGTTTCATGAGAAATTCGTATGCATTCACTCATGGCatcaaaatcttattttctGTGGAGTCAAGTTTGCATGTAATCATTGCTCAAAAGAgagttatttaatatttatacatatCATTTATAGTTATGTTCTCTGCATGAAGGACCTTCCACTAGCCAATCTCGTTTCATTAATTCTCTCCACTAGTCATATGATTATTCTTCAAGTACTCTCCTTTTCATTAGTGTTTTCTAGCTAGCCAAGCTCTccaactaatttatttataattcacACATCTAATCCACAAATATGCTGTCATGCATAGATCCAAATTACTtaaaagtttcttttaattccaCCTAAAACTCATTGTCTATAATTCAGACGAAAAGAAAGACGGGAAAATGCCCTAGCTAGGGTGACCCTAAGCCTTTAAACAAAGCACACATGCGTTTGTATTGGCTTTTGCAATTCTAATTGTACTGAGAAAGCCTATTTGCTTGACCAAAAAGCTTTCAATTATTGAATCTATCTACAAAGTCACTTACACTCAAAAAAGTTTAGTCAAAGATTCATTTCTTTAGCTCAACATTCACTCGAATCCATATATCAGATCAATACTACACGCACCCTTTGCTCTGCTTTACAGCTTTTCTTTTGGATTTCTTGTCTTATATGTATTTACTTAAATCTCAATAATCACGATACAAATAATAGAAAACGCATGAACGATGAGAAAAGAAGATCCACCCACCTTTTTCCAGTCAAAAGTATCGCTTGctgtttgatatatatatatatatatagttgtgaTCAACCAGTgctagattttttaaaagtttctgATCTCGtaagaaaaatagaatattatACTTGGAGAGGGAACcaataatctaaattaattatttgctaGAAAAACCTTTAAGCACATAAAAAAGAACGAATGGGCAAATGGCACCGGCATTTCAATTCAGTTcgcctcagtttttttttttttttttttgtggggatCTTCCTTttacacaaaataataatataaaaaaaaatgtaaaaagaaggggaaggggaaggggaaggggaaggaagaaaagaaaggggatGTCACATTAATTAGTGCATTACCATTCACAATTGTATCCGACGGCATCTAATTTTCGCGACGCCACTTTTTCCGTCGTGCATGGTATCGAGTGTCTACCCTTTATTTTGATAAACGGGCCTAAGCCCAATGAAACtccattttgttgatttttgtttaattgtgtGTACATGGCTAATTAGCTACTTGCTTTACGGTTctgtttgaataattttaatttacttcaTTGGATAATTCTTGAGAGATTAATTACTCCAGAATTAATTACGAGGAGCCCAATTCCTAACATAACATGTCGTGTCCTATCATAATCTGATCATTGATACAATCGAAAGTTTATGATGGGAAAAGTAGACTCTTCCCGAACCTGAAAAGAGAAATATAGAAATTAACCCatccttttttttgtcttcGGAGGAAGCTTTCATGACTTTTGGATGTTTGTAGGATTCTTCCACTGGACAAGTCGTTCTTCCCTCAGgctttaatttgttttcgtTCTGGAATGTGTATTGTGCCCAGGAAACTTCTCTTAAGCCTCCAGCATAAAttcgatttactttctatatatTGCTTCCTTgccaattaatatatatttgggaTTTCAGAGATCTCAATCAATATTCCATGGAATGAGGCTGAAACCAAGAAATGATCAGGAGTGACTGCCCCTTATTTTATAATCCAAGCTAAGcttaattattagataaaaaagaaaaccctaaaatatTGGATCATCAGCGAACAATAAACAAAACGAGGCTCACTAGTGTTTGAGAATGCAATTAaaactgtgtttttaaaaaaataaattatttttttatatttttaaat
It encodes the following:
- the LOC7462806 gene encoding WAT1-related protein At5g07050 translates to MKNLGCCSKFLESSKPYFAMIALQFGYAGMNIITKVSLNRGMSHYVLVVYRHAFATAVIAPFALFFERKMQPKITFPVFMQIFVLALLGPVIDQNFYYAGLKYTSPTFSCAMSNMLPAMTFVMAVIFRMEKLDIKKVRCQAKLLGTLVTVAGAMFMTLYKGPIVEMLWSKHIHPRKSYVTDTTGTTDKDWFKGSILLIIATLAWASLFVLQTKALKTYKNHQLTLTSLVCFIGTLQAIAVTFTMEHKSSVWRIGWDMNLLAAAYAGIVTSSISYYVQGLVIKKKGPVFATAFSPLMMIVVAIMGSFILAEKIYLGGIVGSALIVMGLYSVLWGKHKEKMEVDPEEIPEPVKGIQGNGNSIVVIEDIEANEVQLQKAEANNNFSAMAMSMPMALPDLPHKESQEPRA